A DNA window from Leopardus geoffroyi isolate Oge1 chromosome A1, O.geoffroyi_Oge1_pat1.0, whole genome shotgun sequence contains the following coding sequences:
- the LOC123604276 gene encoding bromodomain-containing protein 8 isoform X4 produces the protein MRSGDQNWVSVSRAIKPFAEPGRPPDWFSQKHCASQYSELLETTETPKRKRGEKGEVVETVEDVIVRKLTAERVEELKKVIKETQEKYRRLKRDAELIQAGHMDSRLDELCNDIVMKKKLEEEEAEVKRKATDAAYQARQAVKTPPRRLPTVMVRSPIDSASPGGDYPLGDLTTTTMEEATSGVTPGTLPSTPVTSFPGIPDTLPPGSAPLEAPMTPVTDDSPQKKMLGQKATPPPSPLLSELLKKGSLLPTSPRLVSESEMAVASGHLNSTGVLLEVGGVLPMIHGGEMQQTPNTVAASPAASGAPTLSRLLEAGPTQFTTPLASFTTVASEPPVKLVPPPVESVSQATIVMMPALPAPSSAPAVSTPESVAPVSQPDTCVPMEAVGDPHTVTVSMDSNEISMIINSIKEECFRSGVAEAPGGSKPPSIDGKEDLDLAEKMDIAVSYTGEELDFETVGDIIAIIEDKVDDHPEVLDVAAVEAALSFCEENDDPQSLPGPWEHPIQQERDKPVSLPAPEMTVKQERLDFEETENKGIHELVDIREPSVEIKMEPAEPEQGISGPEIVAGVVPATSMEPPELRSQDLDEEPRNIAPGEIAEADVSGGKGDETPLTTVKTEASPESMLSPSHGSNPIEDPLEAETQHKFEMSDSLKEESGTIFGSQIKDAPGEDEEEDGVSEAASLEEAKEEDQGEGYLSEMDNEPPVSESDDGFSIHNATLQSHTLADSIPSSPASSQFSVCSEDQEAIQAQKIWKKAIMLVWRAAANHRYANVFLQPVTDDIAPGYHSIVQRPMDLSTIKKNIENGLIRSTAEFQRDIMLMFQNAVMYNSSDHDVYHMAVEMQRDVLEQIQQFLATQLIMQTSESGISAKSLRGRDSTRKQDSSEKDSVPMGSPAFLLSLFDGGTRGRRCAIEADMKMKK, from the exons GGTATCAGTTAGCAGAGCAATCAAGCCCTTTGCAGAACCTGGCCGCCCTCCAGACTGGTTCTCTCAAAAA caTTGTGCTTCCCAGTACTCAGAGCTTCTAGAGACCACTGAGACCCCAAA ACGGAAAAGGGGTGAAAAGGGCGAAGTGGTAGAAACTGTTGAAGATGTCATTGTTCGGAAATTGACTGCTGAACGAGTTGAGGAACTAAAGAAAGTGATAAAGGAAACCCAAGAAAAATATAG aCGGCTGAAAAGAGATGCAGAACTAATTCAAGCTGGGCACATGGACAGCAGACTGGATGAGCTTTGCAATGACATTGTGAT gaaaaagaaattggaggaagaggaggctgaAGTAAAGAGGAAGGCTACAGATGCTGCATATCAAG CTCGTCAAGCAGTAAAGACACCCCCTCGGAGATTACCCACTGTGATGGTCCGCTCTCCTATAGATTCTGCCTCCCCAGGAGGTGATTATCCACTTGGAGACTTGACCACAACCACTATGGAAGAGGCCACCTCTGGA GTAACCCCTGGGACTTTGCCGAGTACCCCAGTCACCTCGTTTCCTGGGATTCCTGACACCCTTCCTCCAGGCTCTGCACCCTTAGAAGCCCCCATGACCCCAGTAACAGATGATTCACCCCAGAAAAAGATGCTTGGACAGAAAGCaactccacccccctcccctctgctgtcAGAGCTCTTGAAGAAGGGCAGCCTCCTGCCTACTAGCCCCAGACTG GTCAGTGAGAGTGAAATGGCTGTGGCTTCTGGCCACTTGAACAGTACAGGTGTCCTCCTGGAGGTAGGCGGGGTTCTTCCCATGATACATGGTGGGGAGATGcagcaaacacccaacactgttgCAGCCTCCCCTGCTGCCTCAG GTGCTCCTACTCTTTCCCGGCTTTTAGAAGCTGGTCCTACACAGTTCACCACTCCTCTTGCTTCCTTCACTACTGTTGCCAGTGAACCTCCAGTTAAACTTGTGCCACCCCCTGTAGAGTCTGTGTCCCAGGCTACCATTGTCATGATGCCTGCGCTGCCAGCACCATCCTCTGCTCCGGCTGTCTCCACTCCTGAGAGTGTAGCTCCAG TGAGTCAGCCTGACACCTGTGTCCCCATGGAGGCTGTGGGGGATCCACATACTGTGACTGTTTCCATGGATAGCAATGAAATCTCCATGATCATCAATTCTATCAAAGAAGAGTGTTTCCGATCAGGGGTAGCCGAGGCTCCTGGAGGATCAAAGCCTCCCAGCATAGATGGGAAGGAAGATTTAGATTTGGCTGAGAAGATGGATATTGCTGTGTCCTACACAGGTGAAGAGCTGGACTTTGAGACCGTTGGAGACATCATTGCCATCATTGAGGACAAG GTAGATGATCATCCTGAAGTGCTGGATGTGGCAGCAGTAGAAGCAGCACTGTCATTCTGTGAAGAGAATGATGATCCCCAGTCCCTGCCTGGCCCCTGGGAGCACCCTATCCAGCAGGAGCGGGACAAGCCAGTATCTCTCCCTGCACCGGAGATGACAGTCAAGCAAGAAAGGCTGGACTTTGAGGAAACCGAAAACAAAGGAATCCATGAACTGGTGGACATCAGGGAGCCCAGTGTTGAGATTAAAATGGAACCTGCAGAACCAGAGCAAGGCATCTCAGGTCCTGAAATAGTAGCTGGAGTTGTTCCAGCCACAAGTATGGAGCCACCAGAACTCAGAAGTCAGGACTTAGATGAGGAACCAAGAAACATTGCCCCAGGAGAGATTGCTGAAGCAGATGTTTCCGGTGGGAAAGGCGATGAGACTCCACTTACAACTGTGAAGACAGAG GCATCCCCTGAAAGCATGTTGTCTCCATCACATGGCTCAAATCCCATTGAAGATCCTTTAGAGGCAGAGACTCAGCACAAGTTTGAAATGTCAG aCTCATTGAAAGAAGAATCAGGGACTATTTTTGGAAGCCAGATAAAG GATGCCCCaggtgaggatgaggaggaagatggAGTCAGTGAAGCGGCCAGCCTCGAGGAGGCTAAGGAAGAAGATCAAGGAGAAGGCTATTTGTCAGAAATGGATAATGAACCCCCTGTGAGCGAGAGTGATGATGGCTTTAGCATACACAATGCTACGCTGCAGTCCCATACACTGGCAGACTCCATCCCCAGCAGCCCTGCTTCTTCACAGTT cTCTGTCTGTAGTGAGGATCAAGAAGCTATTCAGGCacagaaaatctggaagaaagcTATCATGCTTGTATGGAGAGCTGCAGCTAATCATAG ATATGCCAATGTCTTCCTGCAGCCTGTTACAGATGATATAGCACCTGGCTACCATAGCATTGTACAGAG gcctaTGGATTTGTCaactattaagaaaaacattgaaaatggACTGATTCGCAGCACAGCTGAATTTCAGCGTGACATTATGCTGATGTTCCAGAATGCTGTAATGTATAATAGCTCAGACCATGATGTCTATCATATGGCAGTAGAAATGCAGCGAGATGTCTTAGAGCAGATCCAG
- the LOC123604276 gene encoding bromodomain-containing protein 8 isoform X3, with protein MATGTGKHKLLSTGPTEPWSIREKLCLASSVMRSGDQNWVSVSRAIKPFAEPGRPPDWFSQKHCASQYSELLETTETPKRKRGEKGEVVETVEDVIVRKLTAERVEELKKVIKETQEKYRRLKRDAELIQAGHMDSRLDELCNDIVMKKKLEEEEAEVKRKATDAAYQARQAVKTPPRRLPTVMVRSPIDSASPGGDYPLGDLTTTTMEEATSGVTPGTLPSTPVTSFPGIPDTLPPGSAPLEAPMTPVTDDSPQKKMLGQKATPPPSPLLSELLKKGSLLPTSPRLVSESEMAVASGHLNSTGVLLEVGGVLPMIHGGEMQQTPNTVAASPAASGAPTLSRLLEAGPTQFTTPLASFTTVASEPPVKLVPPPVESVSQATIVMMPALPAPSSAPAVSTPESVAPVSQPDTCVPMEAVGDPHTVTVSMDSNEISMIINSIKEECFRSGVAEAPGGSKPPSIDGKEDLDLAEKMDIAVSYTGEELDFETVGDIIAIIEDKVDDHPEVLDVAAVEAALSFCEENDDPQSLPGPWEHPIQQERDKPVSLPAPEMTVKQERLDFEETENKGIHELVDIREPSVEIKMEPAEPEQGISGPEIVAGVVPATSMEPPELRSQDLDEEPRNIAPGEIAEADVSGGKGDETPLTTVKTEASPESMLSPSHGSNPIEDPLEAETQHKFEMSDSLKEESGTIFGSQIKDAPGEDEEEDGVSEAASLEEAKEEDQGEGYLSEMDNEPPVSESDDGFSIHNATLQSHTLADSIPSSPASSQFSVCSEDQEAIQAQKIWKKAIMLVWRAAANHRYANVFLQPVTDDIAPGYHSIVQRPMDLSTIKKNIENGLIRSTAEFQRDIMLMFQNAVMYNSSDHDVYHMAVEMQRDVLEQIQQFLATQLIMQTSESGISAKSLRGRDSTRKQDSSEKDGGTRGRRCAIEADMKMKK; from the exons GGTATCAGTTAGCAGAGCAATCAAGCCCTTTGCAGAACCTGGCCGCCCTCCAGACTGGTTCTCTCAAAAA caTTGTGCTTCCCAGTACTCAGAGCTTCTAGAGACCACTGAGACCCCAAA ACGGAAAAGGGGTGAAAAGGGCGAAGTGGTAGAAACTGTTGAAGATGTCATTGTTCGGAAATTGACTGCTGAACGAGTTGAGGAACTAAAGAAAGTGATAAAGGAAACCCAAGAAAAATATAG aCGGCTGAAAAGAGATGCAGAACTAATTCAAGCTGGGCACATGGACAGCAGACTGGATGAGCTTTGCAATGACATTGTGAT gaaaaagaaattggaggaagaggaggctgaAGTAAAGAGGAAGGCTACAGATGCTGCATATCAAG CTCGTCAAGCAGTAAAGACACCCCCTCGGAGATTACCCACTGTGATGGTCCGCTCTCCTATAGATTCTGCCTCCCCAGGAGGTGATTATCCACTTGGAGACTTGACCACAACCACTATGGAAGAGGCCACCTCTGGA GTAACCCCTGGGACTTTGCCGAGTACCCCAGTCACCTCGTTTCCTGGGATTCCTGACACCCTTCCTCCAGGCTCTGCACCCTTAGAAGCCCCCATGACCCCAGTAACAGATGATTCACCCCAGAAAAAGATGCTTGGACAGAAAGCaactccacccccctcccctctgctgtcAGAGCTCTTGAAGAAGGGCAGCCTCCTGCCTACTAGCCCCAGACTG GTCAGTGAGAGTGAAATGGCTGTGGCTTCTGGCCACTTGAACAGTACAGGTGTCCTCCTGGAGGTAGGCGGGGTTCTTCCCATGATACATGGTGGGGAGATGcagcaaacacccaacactgttgCAGCCTCCCCTGCTGCCTCAG GTGCTCCTACTCTTTCCCGGCTTTTAGAAGCTGGTCCTACACAGTTCACCACTCCTCTTGCTTCCTTCACTACTGTTGCCAGTGAACCTCCAGTTAAACTTGTGCCACCCCCTGTAGAGTCTGTGTCCCAGGCTACCATTGTCATGATGCCTGCGCTGCCAGCACCATCCTCTGCTCCGGCTGTCTCCACTCCTGAGAGTGTAGCTCCAG TGAGTCAGCCTGACACCTGTGTCCCCATGGAGGCTGTGGGGGATCCACATACTGTGACTGTTTCCATGGATAGCAATGAAATCTCCATGATCATCAATTCTATCAAAGAAGAGTGTTTCCGATCAGGGGTAGCCGAGGCTCCTGGAGGATCAAAGCCTCCCAGCATAGATGGGAAGGAAGATTTAGATTTGGCTGAGAAGATGGATATTGCTGTGTCCTACACAGGTGAAGAGCTGGACTTTGAGACCGTTGGAGACATCATTGCCATCATTGAGGACAAG GTAGATGATCATCCTGAAGTGCTGGATGTGGCAGCAGTAGAAGCAGCACTGTCATTCTGTGAAGAGAATGATGATCCCCAGTCCCTGCCTGGCCCCTGGGAGCACCCTATCCAGCAGGAGCGGGACAAGCCAGTATCTCTCCCTGCACCGGAGATGACAGTCAAGCAAGAAAGGCTGGACTTTGAGGAAACCGAAAACAAAGGAATCCATGAACTGGTGGACATCAGGGAGCCCAGTGTTGAGATTAAAATGGAACCTGCAGAACCAGAGCAAGGCATCTCAGGTCCTGAAATAGTAGCTGGAGTTGTTCCAGCCACAAGTATGGAGCCACCAGAACTCAGAAGTCAGGACTTAGATGAGGAACCAAGAAACATTGCCCCAGGAGAGATTGCTGAAGCAGATGTTTCCGGTGGGAAAGGCGATGAGACTCCACTTACAACTGTGAAGACAGAG GCATCCCCTGAAAGCATGTTGTCTCCATCACATGGCTCAAATCCCATTGAAGATCCTTTAGAGGCAGAGACTCAGCACAAGTTTGAAATGTCAG aCTCATTGAAAGAAGAATCAGGGACTATTTTTGGAAGCCAGATAAAG GATGCCCCaggtgaggatgaggaggaagatggAGTCAGTGAAGCGGCCAGCCTCGAGGAGGCTAAGGAAGAAGATCAAGGAGAAGGCTATTTGTCAGAAATGGATAATGAACCCCCTGTGAGCGAGAGTGATGATGGCTTTAGCATACACAATGCTACGCTGCAGTCCCATACACTGGCAGACTCCATCCCCAGCAGCCCTGCTTCTTCACAGTT cTCTGTCTGTAGTGAGGATCAAGAAGCTATTCAGGCacagaaaatctggaagaaagcTATCATGCTTGTATGGAGAGCTGCAGCTAATCATAG ATATGCCAATGTCTTCCTGCAGCCTGTTACAGATGATATAGCACCTGGCTACCATAGCATTGTACAGAG gcctaTGGATTTGTCaactattaagaaaaacattgaaaatggACTGATTCGCAGCACAGCTGAATTTCAGCGTGACATTATGCTGATGTTCCAGAATGCTGTAATGTATAATAGCTCAGACCATGATGTCTATCATATGGCAGTAGAAATGCAGCGAGATGTCTTAGAGCAGATCCAG
- the LOC123604276 gene encoding bromodomain-containing protein 8 isoform X11, translated as MRSGDQNWVSVSRAIKPFAEPGRPPDWFSQKHCASQYSELLETTETPKRKRGEKGEVVETVEDVIVRKLTAERVEELKKVIKETQEKYRRLKRDAELIQAGHMDSRLDELCNDIVMKKKLEEEEAEVKRKATDAAYQARQAVKTPPRRLPTVMVRSPIDSASPGGDYPLGDLTTTTMEEATSGVSESEMAVASGHLNSTGVLLEVGGVLPMIHGGEMQQTPNTVAASPAASVSQPDTCVPMEAVGDPHTVTVSMDSNEISMIINSIKEECFRSGVAEAPGGSKPPSIDGKEDLDLAEKMDIAVSYTGEELDFETVGDIIAIIEDKVDDHPEVLDVAAVEAALSFCEENDDPQSLPGPWEHPIQQERDKPVSLPAPEMTVKQERLDFEETENKGIHELVDIREPSVEIKMEPAEPEQGISGPEIVAGVVPATSMEPPELRSQDLDEEPRNIAPGEIAEADVSGGKGDETPLTTVKTEASPESMLSPSHGSNPIEDPLEAETQHKFEMSDSLKEESGTIFGSQIKDAPGEDEEEDGVSEAASLEEAKEEDQGEGYLSEMDNEPPVSESDDGFSIHNATLQSHTLADSIPSSPASSQFSVCSEDQEAIQAQKIWKKAIMLVWRAAANHRYANVFLQPVTDDIAPGYHSIVQRPMDLSTIKKNIENGLIRSTAEFQRDIMLMFQNAVMYNSSDHDVYHMAVEMQRDVLEQIQQFLATQLIMQTSESGISAKSLRGRDSTRKQDSSEKDSVPMGSPAFLLSLFDGGTRGRRCAIEADMKMKK; from the exons GGTATCAGTTAGCAGAGCAATCAAGCCCTTTGCAGAACCTGGCCGCCCTCCAGACTGGTTCTCTCAAAAA caTTGTGCTTCCCAGTACTCAGAGCTTCTAGAGACCACTGAGACCCCAAA ACGGAAAAGGGGTGAAAAGGGCGAAGTGGTAGAAACTGTTGAAGATGTCATTGTTCGGAAATTGACTGCTGAACGAGTTGAGGAACTAAAGAAAGTGATAAAGGAAACCCAAGAAAAATATAG aCGGCTGAAAAGAGATGCAGAACTAATTCAAGCTGGGCACATGGACAGCAGACTGGATGAGCTTTGCAATGACATTGTGAT gaaaaagaaattggaggaagaggaggctgaAGTAAAGAGGAAGGCTACAGATGCTGCATATCAAG CTCGTCAAGCAGTAAAGACACCCCCTCGGAGATTACCCACTGTGATGGTCCGCTCTCCTATAGATTCTGCCTCCCCAGGAGGTGATTATCCACTTGGAGACTTGACCACAACCACTATGGAAGAGGCCACCTCTGGA GTCAGTGAGAGTGAAATGGCTGTGGCTTCTGGCCACTTGAACAGTACAGGTGTCCTCCTGGAGGTAGGCGGGGTTCTTCCCATGATACATGGTGGGGAGATGcagcaaacacccaacactgttgCAGCCTCCCCTGCTGCCTCAG TGAGTCAGCCTGACACCTGTGTCCCCATGGAGGCTGTGGGGGATCCACATACTGTGACTGTTTCCATGGATAGCAATGAAATCTCCATGATCATCAATTCTATCAAAGAAGAGTGTTTCCGATCAGGGGTAGCCGAGGCTCCTGGAGGATCAAAGCCTCCCAGCATAGATGGGAAGGAAGATTTAGATTTGGCTGAGAAGATGGATATTGCTGTGTCCTACACAGGTGAAGAGCTGGACTTTGAGACCGTTGGAGACATCATTGCCATCATTGAGGACAAG GTAGATGATCATCCTGAAGTGCTGGATGTGGCAGCAGTAGAAGCAGCACTGTCATTCTGTGAAGAGAATGATGATCCCCAGTCCCTGCCTGGCCCCTGGGAGCACCCTATCCAGCAGGAGCGGGACAAGCCAGTATCTCTCCCTGCACCGGAGATGACAGTCAAGCAAGAAAGGCTGGACTTTGAGGAAACCGAAAACAAAGGAATCCATGAACTGGTGGACATCAGGGAGCCCAGTGTTGAGATTAAAATGGAACCTGCAGAACCAGAGCAAGGCATCTCAGGTCCTGAAATAGTAGCTGGAGTTGTTCCAGCCACAAGTATGGAGCCACCAGAACTCAGAAGTCAGGACTTAGATGAGGAACCAAGAAACATTGCCCCAGGAGAGATTGCTGAAGCAGATGTTTCCGGTGGGAAAGGCGATGAGACTCCACTTACAACTGTGAAGACAGAG GCATCCCCTGAAAGCATGTTGTCTCCATCACATGGCTCAAATCCCATTGAAGATCCTTTAGAGGCAGAGACTCAGCACAAGTTTGAAATGTCAG aCTCATTGAAAGAAGAATCAGGGACTATTTTTGGAAGCCAGATAAAG GATGCCCCaggtgaggatgaggaggaagatggAGTCAGTGAAGCGGCCAGCCTCGAGGAGGCTAAGGAAGAAGATCAAGGAGAAGGCTATTTGTCAGAAATGGATAATGAACCCCCTGTGAGCGAGAGTGATGATGGCTTTAGCATACACAATGCTACGCTGCAGTCCCATACACTGGCAGACTCCATCCCCAGCAGCCCTGCTTCTTCACAGTT cTCTGTCTGTAGTGAGGATCAAGAAGCTATTCAGGCacagaaaatctggaagaaagcTATCATGCTTGTATGGAGAGCTGCAGCTAATCATAG ATATGCCAATGTCTTCCTGCAGCCTGTTACAGATGATATAGCACCTGGCTACCATAGCATTGTACAGAG gcctaTGGATTTGTCaactattaagaaaaacattgaaaatggACTGATTCGCAGCACAGCTGAATTTCAGCGTGACATTATGCTGATGTTCCAGAATGCTGTAATGTATAATAGCTCAGACCATGATGTCTATCATATGGCAGTAGAAATGCAGCGAGATGTCTTAGAGCAGATCCAG